The following is a genomic window from Lactococcus carnosus.
CTGAGATATGCGTTGTAAGCCCACTCAGTTTTTCTTCTAATTTATACCTAAATAGAAAATAATAGAGCAGAGCACTCACCAGTAAAATAATATCAGCGGTATACTTGACGATCAGTCTACTTTTACCTTTAGTAAAAGTAGGCATTTTTTTATACAAAAAATCTAGGCAGATACAAGTCAAGATAAAAATAGCCTGTAAAATAAGCCAAATCAAAACAAATAGCAGTTTGGATGATGTCACGAGTGTCATCATCGGTGTGATAATTAGCATGATAAATTCATATAAGCTAATCATGATAGAGAATTTAAATATCAAAAAGCTCAATTGAATTTCATTTTCCTCAAAAGGTAATGATTTTGCAAAAAATAATGAAACTTTATCCAAAGCTACTGTATTTACAACAAATAGATAGAGAATGACACCGAAAAAAAACGCTGATGAACACGCACTAAAAAATGTCGTCATCTGACCTTTAACGATTACTGCCAAAGAAATATTTTGATTTACCATGCTTATTTTAGCTAATTCGACCATATTAAAATAGAAATAGGCAAAATATAAGATTAAAATCATGGTGCAGGTCATATAACGATTACGCTTTTTTTTGAAAAAAGGATGCTTGACAAGACTCCTAAAAGCATTGCTATAAAACAATTCAAGTAGTGTTAAAATACGCTTTGATGAGGCGTCTTTTATCATTCACTACCTCCATTTCTTTAATCGTTGTCTCTAAATTTATGATGTCATCGGCGTACTTTTCAAGTTTTCCATCGGACATCAAGAAAACATGTTCTGAAAAACGCTCAAGAATTGTTTTTGAATGCGTTACTAGCACAATTCCAGTATCCTTCGACATCTGTTTAAAAATTTCCTGTGTCAGCAAGGTTGTCTCAAAATCTAACCCACTAAAAATTTCATCTGCTAATAGATAATCTGTTTTTGCACCGATTGCTGCAATCAATTGTATCTTCTTTTTCATGCCGAATGAGTAAGTTTCAATGAGTGCATGGCTTTTTTCTGTCATACCATAGATGTCATATAGCGTATCGACTTGCCAACTGTCTGAACTAGCATACTGCTTTAAAACAAATGATACATACTCTCTGCCGGTCATAAACTCAGGTAGGTAAAAATCAGATGGCAAGTAAAATAATTTAGATTTATAGGCGTAACAACCAGATTCAAAGTTATCTATCAATATCGTTCCTGAAAATTTTTTCAAACCAACGATACAATCAAATAACGTTGATTTACCACTACCATTGACACCAACAATGATACTGACACTATTTTTAGCAAATGTCACATTGATACCCTTTAAAATTGGGTCATCATATCTTTTTTCAAGGTTTTTTATATTAATCATGTGATTTAAAAATAGAGAGAAAAAGATCTCTCCTCTCCCGCTTTTACCTTTTACAACTGATCGAGACAGAAATTAAATTTGGTATGCCAAATTTAAGGCTACCCGTAAAACTTCCGCCACGCCAAGTGCAATAGACACCATAACCGACTACTGCAACAAGAGACAGCAACGCTACTATCCAAAAAATCCATTCAACCGCAATCTGCTTTTGATATTTCTGATCTAGCATCTGAAAATAATGAGTCATCATTTGTTTTTCCTCCAAATTATAAACTAGAGGTTACTCTAGCTAAAGGGAATTCATGAGCATTAGCTCATTGCACTATCAGGCCGGATTTCATATCCCTATCTTATCTCATCCATATAACAAGGTGACTAAATTTAAATGCAACGTCTGACTAGTCAATCGTCGATATAAGATGCCAAGTAAACTAAGCTTAATTACTTCGATTTTAGCACTTAGTAAAGAGATAGCATGTTAGAATAAAATCCTATAACTTCATTCTAACATGCGTTTTTAAAATTTTTAGTCTAATTGCATAAACACAACACTTGATACTGAACTGTCATGTTTATGCAACAGTGAGTGAATCAAATAATTTTAATTATATAGTCAACGGATTAACTATGAGAGGAGATGCAGGTGGTCAAGCATTAATGACAAGATTCAGTATTTTTTCAAATCGCTCAGCTATACCTACTGCACCAAATTTTTTTAGCCTATCAATATCATCCTGAATGTCAATCAAAAGTTCAGGATTAATTTTTTGTTTATACCTTGAAACTTTTTTTAAAATATGAAGTGATATTTTCTCCTCCATGTCCCATTCTGTAATGAAATCATCTAATATTTCTTTAATTCTCTCCGCTCGCCTGTACCATCCTTTGCTAATTAAAAAAATATACAGATTAATAGCAGTTTTTTTGACACGATCACTATTCTGGAGAAAAAGAACAGATAATGTCTCACTGTCTAGCATATCTTGTCCCAAATCATAAACTTCCTCTTCATCCAGAAGTGCTAAACAACGGTTAAAGATACTAAGATCAAACATAGTCCACTGGGAAATCCTATTGAAATGTCTATTCAAAAAAGCTTTCTCTACTTTTGTTAACAGATTTTTTCCAGTCAGGTCTAGTATCACTGCTTTTGTCAAAATATTGAAGAATTTATCCATTTTTAACTTAGCATTTTCCTTCAGTAATTTTTTCAGTCCTACTATGTCTTTTGCTATCTCATAAGCCCTAATTTTTTTACCAAAAGCTTGATATTGATTTGGTTCCTCAGCCCACAGCGCAAAAAATTCATTTGGCGTCATATTAATCGCTTTAATCGCCAATAAAAATCGATCTGTTGTCAACATGCTCAAACCACTCTCAAACCGAGAAATTTGTGACTTAGAGAGATTATCATTTGATCTTGCAACATCTCCCAGGCTATAGCCTCGTTCCTCACGAATTCCTTTATAGTAATTACCAATTGTTTGTGATTGCGCTTCTTGTAACATCTTTCACCTCATCAATTTCACTTTAAAAATACAGTGGATGTAGCTAGATATAAAAGTTCAAATCAACTGCATCAGAAAAATCAATTCAGCATGATTTGGAATAGTCGGTAATCTTTAATCAGGTCCATGTTATAGTCTAGGCGCTAGCGGAAGTTTTGAAGTGCTAATTCTATAGTAATAAGATTTTAATTAGTATTTTAGTATACGTCAACTCATTATATATAACCTCTACAACCATAATCATCATGTTTGCCTATATAACACGACTAGTTAGTCATGCTTGCTAAGCGGCCTGTATGCTTCAGTTATGTACTAATTTGCATCATATTTCTTATTATATTTCATATAATGAATTAGTCGTATAATGTTATTATACATATATGTTATTTAATAGTCAACAAAAAAGAAAGCGCTCCATTTCCTGTTGTTTTGATGCTTGCTATTCTAAGTCATTTTTAGCACTTACCGATTCCAGTTATAGTAAAAGTTACAATAGAGCCAAAAAAAGAGGCTCTATCAAGAGCCCTTTTTTTAATCATGATGAAATCTCAAATACACGCTATTTCACCTATAAAATATGCTGTACCTGACGCATTTCAGTTAAACTTAACTGGCCTGGGGCACTCGTCGCATCAACAGCAGCAAAGGTCCAGCTGCTACCAAAGCTATCCCCAACCAGACGCGTTACTTTGCCAAGCTCTCCCATAGCCATGGTCACAACGATTTGATCTGGATGCATTTCAGAGAAAGTCAGTGTTTCTGACATCAATCTGAGCACGTCTTTTTTGTTTTGCGGCATACCAGCAAATTTGACAACTTTAGGGTGTCTAGCCTGCATCTTGCCTAAAATTTCTGCTAGATTTTCTGGAATTTGGTCAAAATCATGATAAGAAGCGATTGCGTTCTGGGGAATAGGAACCTCAGGAAATCGTAAAACTTCGATATCGATATAGGCAAACTCTGATGCAAATTTATCGATTAACCTTACATAGTCAGCATCAGAAAGAAACTGCTCATCTTTATCTTCTGTCCTAAATGTAAAAATAATGGGGTGATCAGGAAACTTGTCTTTAATTTTACTAGCTGCAAGATCTAGATCACTGATTGCTAAAAAATCTGCGCGCCACTCAATCAAATCGGCACCCTGATACTGATCAGAACTAAGTTGCTCAATTGCTTCCAAGCTCTTTGGCATGATTGGGACAACAATTTTCATAGTTACTTCATCTCCAACACAAAGACTTTCAAGTAATCAGACTGTGAATCTACTGAATTGACCGTAAAATCTGCCGGCAAACTAAATTCTTGGACAATCTCAAATCGTTGATTGCCAAAGCCTTTTTTAATTTCAGCTAAAAAATCTGCTCTGCTTAGTCTGGCATGATTAGTCGATGCGATAATTTTACCATGCTTGTTTAAAATGGGTAGGGCATCTGCTATTAATTGGTGATAGTCTTTAGCAACTGAAAATGTCATCTTTTTATTTCTAGCAAAGCTAGGTGGATCTAAAACGATCAAATCAAAGTGCAAGTTTTTTCTAGCCGCATACTTGAAATAATCAAATACGTCCATGACATGAAATTTGTGCGCATCTAATGGGATATTGTTGGCCTTAAAATGAGCTTCTGATAGCTCACGTGAGCGTTTTGCTAGGTCTACTGATACGGTTGACTTAGCGCCACCTATTGCGGCTGCCACAGAGAATGCTGCCGTGTAAGAAAACATATTTAACATGTCTTTTCCAGCAGCTAGTCCATCAATGAGCGCACCACGTACATCATGTTGATCTAAAAAGATCCCAGTCATCAACCCATCATTTAAGAAGACTTGATACCGTGTGCCATTTTCAAGGACTATAAATTTATCTGGCGCTGATTGGCCATAAATATGACTTGAAATCGGTAGCTTACTTTCAAAGCGAACTTTTTCATAAGCACCTAATATTTCAGGAAAAACCTGTTTAAATGCTGATATGATTTCTTTTCTCAAGGAATAAACAAAGGCATTATACCAATTAAAAAGCGCATATTCATCATATATGTCTATCGTGAAGCCACCAAAGTCATCTCCATCTTGATTAAAGACACGAAATGCGGTCGTTGCACTATCCTGGTAATACGGATAGCGTTTATGCTTAGCATCAGTCAAGAGGGCAACAAAATCTTTTGTTTTAATCGTCCAGCCAATCCCTTTGTTTTGACGTGAAAAGTAGGCTGATGTCAAGAATTGCTTCTCAAAATACAAATCAGCAAAGCCCTCAATATGTGTCTGTACAGGGAAGTCATGTGCATCTAGAACTGAGATCCCATCAGCTATTTTTTTTGCGGCAAATTTATTTATCGTTAGTTTAGTCATTAGTTAATATTATACACGAAAACAGATAAGAAAGCTATCTCATAAGGGGAAACAAGCGGACACCAAAAATGGGAACTGGATTAATCACCTCACCTTGGCATACCTTAAGTCGATAATTATGACAGCATCAGAAAATAAATGGGTCATTGTTTGCCAAAAAAGTGAAAATAGCGTAAAATGAAGAAAGATATTTTAGAGAAAATTTGTCATTATTATCAGTTGCGCCGAGTAACCAGGTGGTAATGACTATTAAAAGGAATAGATTAACTTGTTAAAAAAATTTTCAAACATTGTCTCGACGAGACTCGGATTTACTGCCTTTCTAGTCCTACTATTTTGGCTTAAATCCTTATTTGCCTACTTCTTCAAATTTGATTTAGACTTTGATAATTCATTTCAAATACTGCTAGCCTTCCTCAACCCCTTGGCAAGCACCCTTTTATTGCTTGGGCTTGCCTTATATGTCAAAAATACTAAGCTCTACTACAGTCTTTCGCTGGTGATTTATTTTATACTAACACTTTGGCTATTTTCAAATGCAACTTATTTCGGTGAGTTTACTGATTTTATAACCGTTAATACCATGCTGGCATCAAGTAAAGTGGCCGCAGGTTTAGGACAATCTGCACTTAACTTGTTCAATTTTACAGATTTATTCTTCGTAATCGATTTCCTAATCATTGGTCTCTTAATGTGGCGAAAGGTCATCCGTTTTGACCACCGTGCCTTTAGTAAGCGCGCTGGTTTTGCCATTACCTCACTTTCCATTCTTGCCTTTACAGTCAATCTTTTTATGGCCGAAATTGATCGACCAGAACTCTTAAGTCGTGGCTTTTCAAATACCTATGTTGTCCGCTATCTAGGACTTGTACCCTTTACTGTTTATGACGGGATTAATACCTATAAAACAAACCAAGTTCGTAAAGAAGCTAAGCCTACTGATGTGGCTGAAGTTCAAAAATATGTTAGTGACAACCACGCAAAACCAAATCCTGATACTTTTGGCATCGCTAAAGGTAAAAATGTGATCTATATTCACCTGGAAAGTTTCCAACAATTTTTGATCAATTATAAGCTAAAAGCCATTGATCCAACAACAAAACAAGAAAAAGAATATGAAGTGACACCTTTTCTAAATTCCTTGTTTGGCTCAAAAGAGACTTTTGCTTTTGATAATTTCTTCCATCAAGTTAAAGCGGGTAAAACCTCAGATGCTGAAACATTAATGGAGAATTCATTTTTCGGACTCACACAGGGCTCATTTTTCGTTAGTAACGGTGGTAAAAACACCTTCCAATCAGCTCCAGATATTCTGTCACAAGTAGGTGGCTATACATCTGCTGTTTTCCATGGCAATGTGGGCTCATTCTGGAATCGAAATGAAACTTATAAACGATTAGGCTATAACTACTTTTTTGATCAAACGTATTTCAACGTTGATAAGTCAAACTCATTCCAGTATGGCTTACACGATAAATTCTTATTCGGTGATTCTATTGAATATTTAGAACACCTACAACAACCTTTCTACACCAAGTTCATTACAGTATCTAACCACTATCCATACGTTAAATTTGCTGGTGATGAAGGTGGCTTCCCACTCGCAACGACTAGTGATGATACCATAAATGGTTATTTTGCAACTGCTAACTATCTAGACACAGCAGTCAAAGAATTCTTCGACTATCTGAAAGCATCAGATGTCTATAAAAACTCAGTCATTGTCCTTTATGGTGACCACTATGGCATTTCTAATTCTAGAAATCCTCAGTTGGCAGAGTTATTAGGTAAAAACAAAGAGACTTGGTCAAGCTATGATGATGCCATGCTACAACGTGTACCTTATATGATTGTAGTACCTGGCATGGATAAAGGGCGTGTCGACCATACATTTGGTGGAGAAATAGATAACCTACCTACTCTCTTACATTTGTTAGGCATTGACAACAGCAAATACCCACAATTGGGGCAAGACTTACTCAGCCCAGATCATCGTAGTTTATTAGCCATGCGAAATACCGATAACTGGGTATCCTCGACCTTAACCAATTACTCTGGCCGTATTTATAAGACGGGTACTGGTGAAGAGATCACCAATCCTGATCCGGATACCAAAAAACAAATAGATGCAAATAATAAACAATCAGAATTGCAATTAAAGATTTCTGATGCCATTACTACAGGAGATTTACTCCGATTTTGGCCTAGTGATGGGTTGAAGCCCATCGATCCAAATGACTATAATTATACTAAGGGTCTCCAAAAAGCAAAAGTCATCGAGAAGAAATTAGGTGACGCGTCAACCTCTATCTTCTCCCAAAATGGTGATAAAACAACGAAAGATCTCTGGCAAACGCAAAGTTTCCAAGCACTGCACCCAGAACTCAACCTCAGTCAAGCAGGTACGTCTGGTAGCTCAGCTAAGAAATAATGTTTTAACCTCTATCTATCATATATAACTTATAAAAAATAGCCCTCATCATTCATGAGCGCTATTTTTTTATGCGTCTATTTATAGATTAACTAATCTTATTTGACATATGCCGCTGCCTGTGTACCTGCTTGACGACCAAAAATAATGATGTCCGCTACTGCATTACCACCAATTCGATTACTGCCATGAAGGCCACCTGTGACTTCACCAGCCGCATATAGTCCCTTGATGACTGTGCCATCTTTCTTCAAAACTTGTGTTTCAGTATTGATTTTCACGCCACCCATGGTATGATGAATACCTGGTGAAACTGCAATTGCATAGTAGGTGCCATCAATGTCGTTTGTCATACCAGTTGTTCTGCCGAATTCAGAATCTGTCTTAGTAGCAACAGTTGTTTGCCAGGTCTTAACTGTTTTCTCAAGCTCAGTTTTATCAATACCTGTTTTTTCTGCCAATTCTGCTAAGGTTTTAGCAGAAACGACCATGCCTTTTGACATATACTGGTCAATTGCTTTTACCGCTGTTTTTGTTTTATCACCAAATACGATGTAAGCTGACTTACCAGGTTGCATGAGTTCAGCAGCAGAAACCTTATCACGTGTGTTCATCTCATTAGTAAAGCGTTTACCTGCTTTATTCACTAAGATAGCCCCTTCACCACGAACCGCTTCTGTTACCAAATAGCCTGTTTTCTTAAAGACAGTTGGGTGGATTTGAATTTTATCTAGATCAACCGTATCACCACCTAATTTTTCAATCATCTTGATGCCATCGCCTGTTGAACCTGCCGCATTAGTAGAGACATAATCTTTGAGGTCAGGACGATATTTTTTTATCATCTCTTTATTAGCCCCAAAACCACCTGTTGTCACAATCACTGCTTTAGTAGTGATCGTTTTGGTATCAGTTTCATCAACTTTTACCTTAACGCCAGAAATTTTGCCATCTGTTTCAATTATTTTTGTGACATCACTATTAACAAATAGGGGAATGTCTCTACTTCTAATATTTTTTTCAAGACCTTTGACAAGGTACTGACCTACAGCAGAACCATCTGAAGGGCGATGTGTTCTAGAGACACTCATCCCACCTGTCGTCGTCAAATTATCAAGAACAATCTCATTTTTAGCTAGCCAATCGATGGCACTTGCTGAATGATCGACAAAGTAACGCAGTAGGGCTTGATCATTTGTGCCACCACCGCCTTTTAAGGTTTCATCAAAGAATTTTTGATTGTCATCAGCAACACCTTGTGTTTTTTCAACGGTTGTTTCTGATGCATTCATGCCTGCAGAAGATTTTGAGGTATTGCCACCTGCAACTGGCATTTTTTCCAAAATGACTGGATTCATCCCTGCATCTTTGGCTTCCATGGCAGCAGTCATCCCTGCGCCACCAGCACCAATGATGACAATATCATAGTCAGATTTCATATCAGCTGTTGGTGTATAACTATTTTTAGCAGATGCTGCTGCTTTTGCATCTGATTTACTTGCCTTAGGTTTTTCAGTCGTTTTCTTACCACCACATCCGACCAGTGCGACAACCGCCAGTAAAGTGAGTCCTCCCGTAACCACCTTTTGCCATTTTTTCATACCACATTCCTCATTCTTCATTATTTGTGATTTACATCACAAAACTATTATATCAGAAATAACATAAAAAAACGATAGCTATTTTTATTTTTTTAAAGCGCTACCAAGTTATCGTTTATCCCAATTTGTTAAAAACCTGCTTGACTAGCAAAAAACACAGCTATCTGATGTGATAGCTGTATTTTTCTAATTTATAACTGTCTCGCCATCAAAGTGTTGCACGAATGGCTTGTGTTGCTTTAACTAAATTTTCTAATGATGCTTTCACTTCTGTCACCCCACGTGTTTTAAGGCCACAGTCAGGATTAATCCAAAGTTTTTCTAAAGGCACTTTAGTCAATAGTTTATGAATGACGTTCTCGATTTCGTCAAGTGATGGAATCCGTGGGCTATGAATATCATAGACACCAGGTCCCGTTTGCGTTCTAAACCCATTTTCTTGTAGGGCATCAAGGATGGACAAATCACTCCTACTCGCTTCAAATGAGATAACATCCGCATCCATGGCATCGATCGCTGGAATGATGTCTGTGAACTCAGAATAGCACATGTGTGTGTGAATTTGCGTTGTTGGCGCAACTTTAGCATGTACCAAACGAAAGGCAGGAATTGCCCAATCTAGATACTGACTGTTCCAATCTGTCTGGCGTAGCGGTAATTTTTCTCTGAGCGCTGCTTCATCAATTTGAATAATCTTAATCCCGTTTTTCTCTAAATCAAGCACTTCTTCTTGAATCGCTAGAGCAATCTGGAGCGTCGACTCACTTAATGAAATATCTTCACGAGGAAACGACCAGTTTAAGATCGTCACAGGTCCTGTTAGCATGCCTTTGACTGGTTTATCAGTCAAACTTTGCGCATAAACTGAATCTGCAACTGAAAGTTGTTGGACTCTCGCGATATCCCCCCAGACAATCGGTGGTTTGACACAACGTGTCCCATAAGATTGTACCCAGGCATATTTAGTAAAGATGTAACCGGCTAGTTTCTCACCGAAATATTCTACCATGTCATTTCGTTCAAATTCGCCATGAACGAGCACATCAAAGCCGACAGTTTCTTGCCAGTCAATCCACTCTTTTGTTTTTGTCTTGTTAAAGTCATCATAGGCAGCTTTTGTGATATCGCCACGCTTAAAGTTCAAGCGATTTTTACGGACATCAGCTGTTTGTGGGAATGAACCGATCGTTGTTGTTGGTAGCGTTGGTAACTTAAATACCTCTTTTTGGATTGCTTCACGAGCTGCGAAGTCGGGCGTTCTACTATAGTCTGATGATGATAAGCTAGACACTTTTTCCTGTACAGTCAAATCGGCTTCAAATCTTTTCTCATCAAATAAAGCCTTATTTTCTGCTAAACTTCCTGTTTCGAGTTGGTAGAAAATAGCGTTTATATCCTTGATTTCTTGCAACTTTTCTTGCGCAAAGGCAAAATGACGTAAGATTTTTTCATCTAAGTCCGTCTCGGCACTTACCGTGTAAGGGACGTGTTGTAAACTACATGATGACGAGATAACAAGCTTATCTTTTGGTAACTTAGCTAGAATATCAAGCGTCTTTTGATAGTTATTCCGCCAAATATTTTTACCATTTACGACACCAGCAAACAACTTTTTATCAGTTGGAAACCCATGTGTTGCAATCAATTCAGCTGTCTTACGGCCTTCCACAAAATCAAGGCCAATCGCATCGACATCTAGCTTGACTAAGTCAGTATAAATATCACGGACGTCACCAAAGTAAGTTTGTAGTAGGACTTTAACTGATTTTTTTTGTGCAAGTAATGGCGTGTAGATTGCCTTGACTAACCCAATATCCTCAGCAGATAAGTCAAAGACAAGCGCTGGCTCATCTAATTGCAACCAGTCGATTTTTTCAGCCGTAAGTTGTGCAAATATCTCAGCATAGATTGCAACAACCTCATCTTGAATTGTAGCGATAGTCGATTGGCCTGTAAACTTAATCAGCTTTAAAAGCGTGTAGGGGCCGATTAAAACTGGTTTAGTCGTGATCCCTAGTGCCAAGGCTTCCTGATATTCTGAAAGTAGTTTGCTAAGATCAAGCTTTAAGACAGTCCCATCATCAAATTCTGGCACCATGTAATGATAATTTGTATTAAACCATTTTTTCATGGCTAATGCTTTGACATCTCCTGCCTCAGACTGATGACCACGTGCTGCTGCAAAGTATTTTTCGAGGGGTGAGATGGTAAGTGATTGATAACGCTCAGGAACAATATTTAGCGCAAAAGCAGTATCTAGTGTCGTATCATAAAATGAAAAATCATTTGATGGGATAAAATCAATACCAGCTGCAAATTGGGTTTGCCAATTTAATTGTCTTTGCGTTTTAGCAACAGTTTCTAGCTCTGACTCAGAAAGTTCCTTTTTAAAAAATTTTTCAATAGCAAATTTTAGTTCTCGTTTTGCGCCAATACGTGGATAGCCGATAAGTGATGTTGTCATAAATTGCCTCTTCATTTCTTTAGTAGTATGACATTATTCTATCATCTCTCGTTATAGTTGTAAAATATATAAAAACAGGTATTGGTTATAGCTTTAACGTATAACAAAAATCGCCGACCTAGGTCAAGCGATTCATGCCACGTAAACGATTAATTAATTCGGCTAGCCAAAATCCGGCTGCGATTGCCCCAATGATAATCACGAGTAATTCAAAATTAGCAACTGCATCATCCCGATTACCTGTCACCAAACTTCTGACTACTTGATAGGCTTGGCCGCCTGGTACTAAAGGAAAAATGCCTGGGATACTATAAATGAGCATCGGTACTTTTTGTGCCCGACTCATGGTCAAACTTAGCACACCAATCACATTAGTTGCAATAAATGACCCTAGCACAATCCGCCAATTTTTATCCATCATCTGCTGTGTGCAAAGTAAGACAAGTTCATAAGTCAGCCAAGCACTTGCGCCGACAATCCCTGCTCGATTCAGTGTTCGCCTGGGGATATTCAAAATAATACCAAAAGAAAGCGTCCCGATATAGGCAAGGATCATTTGGCTGAGTAACTGTAATAAAACAAGCATCCTAGGACTCCTTTAATCAATAAAAAAATGAGAGTAACACAATACCGAGTCCTACAGAAGCAGCTGTTAACAGCGCTTCTATTATCCGTCCTTGTCCAGATATAAAGTTACCAGCCATGATTTCTCTCACAGCATTGGTTAGTGCAACACCTGGTACAAAGGGCATAATGGCACCAATAATTACGATATCGGCATCAAAAGGATGCACCAGTAGTTTTG
Proteins encoded in this region:
- a CDS encoding LTA synthase family protein; translated protein: MLKKFSNIVSTRLGFTAFLVLLFWLKSLFAYFFKFDLDFDNSFQILLAFLNPLASTLLLLGLALYVKNTKLYYSLSLVIYFILTLWLFSNATYFGEFTDFITVNTMLASSKVAAGLGQSALNLFNFTDLFFVIDFLIIGLLMWRKVIRFDHRAFSKRAGFAITSLSILAFTVNLFMAEIDRPELLSRGFSNTYVVRYLGLVPFTVYDGINTYKTNQVRKEAKPTDVAEVQKYVSDNHAKPNPDTFGIAKGKNVIYIHLESFQQFLINYKLKAIDPTTKQEKEYEVTPFLNSLFGSKETFAFDNFFHQVKAGKTSDAETLMENSFFGLTQGSFFVSNGGKNTFQSAPDILSQVGGYTSAVFHGNVGSFWNRNETYKRLGYNYFFDQTYFNVDKSNSFQYGLHDKFLFGDSIEYLEHLQQPFYTKFITVSNHYPYVKFAGDEGGFPLATTSDDTINGYFATANYLDTAVKEFFDYLKASDVYKNSVIVLYGDHYGISNSRNPQLAELLGKNKETWSSYDDAMLQRVPYMIVVPGMDKGRVDHTFGGEIDNLPTLLHLLGIDNSKYPQLGQDLLSPDHRSLLAMRNTDNWVSSTLTNYSGRIYKTGTGEEITNPDPDTKKQIDANNKQSELQLKISDAITTGDLLRFWPSDGLKPIDPNDYNYTKGLQKAKVIEKKLGDASTSIFSQNGDKTTKDLWQTQSFQALHPELNLSQAGTSGSSAKK
- a CDS encoding type I 3-dehydroquinate dehydratase, coding for MKIVVPIMPKSLEAIEQLSSDQYQGADLIEWRADFLAISDLDLAASKIKDKFPDHPIIFTFRTEDKDEQFLSDADYVRLIDKFASEFAYIDIEVLRFPEVPIPQNAIASYHDFDQIPENLAEILGKMQARHPKVVKFAGMPQNKKDVLRLMSETLTFSEMHPDQIVVTMAMGELGKVTRLVGDSFGSSWTFAAVDATSAPGQLSLTEMRQVQHIL
- a CDS encoding flavocytochrome c, which produces MKKWQKVVTGGLTLLAVVALVGCGGKKTTEKPKASKSDAKAAASAKNSYTPTADMKSDYDIVIIGAGGAGMTAAMEAKDAGMNPVILEKMPVAGGNTSKSSAGMNASETTVEKTQGVADDNQKFFDETLKGGGGTNDQALLRYFVDHSASAIDWLAKNEIVLDNLTTTGGMSVSRTHRPSDGSAVGQYLVKGLEKNIRSRDIPLFVNSDVTKIIETDGKISGVKVKVDETDTKTITTKAVIVTTGGFGANKEMIKKYRPDLKDYVSTNAAGSTGDGIKMIEKLGGDTVDLDKIQIHPTVFKKTGYLVTEAVRGEGAILVNKAGKRFTNEMNTRDKVSAAELMQPGKSAYIVFGDKTKTAVKAIDQYMSKGMVVSAKTLAELAEKTGIDKTELEKTVKTWQTTVATKTDSEFGRTTGMTNDIDGTYYAIAVSPGIHHTMGGVKINTETQVLKKDGTVIKGLYAAGEVTGGLHGSNRIGGNAVADIIIFGRQAGTQAAAYVK
- a CDS encoding ATP-binding cassette domain-containing protein: MINIKNLEKRYDDPILKGINVTFAKNSVSIIVGVNGSGKSTLFDCIVGLKKFSGTILIDNFESGCYAYKSKLFYLPSDFYLPEFMTGREYVSFVLKQYASSDSWQVDTLYDIYGMTEKSHALIETYSFGMKKKIQLIAAIGAKTDYLLADEIFSGLDFETTLLTQEIFKQMSKDTGIVLVTHSKTILERFSEHVFLMSDGKLEKYADDIINLETTIKEMEVVNDKRRLIKAYFNTT
- a CDS encoding class I SAM-dependent rRNA methyltransferase, whose product is MTKLTINKFAAKKIADGISVLDAHDFPVQTHIEGFADLYFEKQFLTSAYFSRQNKGIGWTIKTKDFVALLTDAKHKRYPYYQDSATTAFRVFNQDGDDFGGFTIDIYDEYALFNWYNAFVYSLRKEIISAFKQVFPEILGAYEKVRFESKLPISSHIYGQSAPDKFIVLENGTRYQVFLNDGLMTGIFLDQHDVRGALIDGLAAGKDMLNMFSYTAAFSVAAAIGGAKSTVSVDLAKRSRELSEAHFKANNIPLDAHKFHVMDVFDYFKYAARKNLHFDLIVLDPPSFARNKKMTFSVAKDYHQLIADALPILNKHGKIIASTNHARLSRADFLAEIKKGFGNQRFEIVQEFSLPADFTVNSVDSQSDYLKVFVLEMK
- the metE gene encoding 5-methyltetrahydropteroyltriglutamate--homocysteine S-methyltransferase; this encodes MTTSLIGYPRIGAKRELKFAIEKFFKKELSESELETVAKTQRQLNWQTQFAAGIDFIPSNDFSFYDTTLDTAFALNIVPERYQSLTISPLEKYFAAARGHQSEAGDVKALAMKKWFNTNYHYMVPEFDDGTVLKLDLSKLLSEYQEALALGITTKPVLIGPYTLLKLIKFTGQSTIATIQDEVVAIYAEIFAQLTAEKIDWLQLDEPALVFDLSAEDIGLVKAIYTPLLAQKKSVKVLLQTYFGDVRDIYTDLVKLDVDAIGLDFVEGRKTAELIATHGFPTDKKLFAGVVNGKNIWRNNYQKTLDILAKLPKDKLVISSSCSLQHVPYTVSAETDLDEKILRHFAFAQEKLQEIKDINAIFYQLETGSLAENKALFDEKRFEADLTVQEKVSSLSSSDYSRTPDFAAREAIQKEVFKLPTLPTTTIGSFPQTADVRKNRLNFKRGDITKAAYDDFNKTKTKEWIDWQETVGFDVLVHGEFERNDMVEYFGEKLAGYIFTKYAWVQSYGTRCVKPPIVWGDIARVQQLSVADSVYAQSLTDKPVKGMLTGPVTILNWSFPREDISLSESTLQIALAIQEEVLDLEKNGIKIIQIDEAALREKLPLRQTDWNSQYLDWAIPAFRLVHAKVAPTTQIHTHMCYSEFTDIIPAIDAMDADVISFEASRSDLSILDALQENGFRTQTGPGVYDIHSPRIPSLDEIENVIHKLLTKVPLEKLWINPDCGLKTRGVTEVKASLENLVKATQAIRATL
- a CDS encoding helix-turn-helix domain-containing protein; this translates as MLQEAQSQTIGNYYKGIREERGYSLGDVARSNDNLSKSQISRFESGLSMLTTDRFLLAIKAINMTPNEFFALWAEEPNQYQAFGKKIRAYEIAKDIVGLKKLLKENAKLKMDKFFNILTKAVILDLTGKNLLTKVEKAFLNRHFNRISQWTMFDLSIFNRCLALLDEEEVYDLGQDMLDSETLSVLFLQNSDRVKKTAINLYIFLISKGWYRRAERIKEILDDFITEWDMEEKISLHILKKVSRYKQKINPELLIDIQDDIDRLKKFGAVGIAERFEKILNLVINA